AGGCTCGTGCCGTAATATTTTTTGAATATATAGCTTATGCCTCAAAATATAATAATTTTTATTTTAGAAGGAGAAGATATTATGAATTTTTTAAAATCCCATAAATCTTCAATGGTTTTGTTGTTATCCGTTGTAATAGGTGGAATCATCGGTGTTATATTTGGTGCTTCGGCAAAAGTTCTCGAACCCTTAGGTACTCTTTTTATTAATCTGATGTTGGTTCTAATTGTGCCTCTGGTATTTTTCAGCATCTCTTCAGCGATATCCAATATGAATGAAATAAGGCGTTTCGGCAGAATCGTAATAACTATTGTCATAATATTTATATGTACATCTCTGATCGCTTCTATGCTCGGGCTTGCCGGTGTCTATGCATTCAATCCTACGAGTGGAATCAGTGCGGAGAATGTAAAAAAAATACTTTCGATTTCAGGCGGACAGATTCAAAAGTCCGAACAGGTCGGCGTTCTTCAACAGATTGTAAATACCATCACTGTATCTGATTTCGTGTCGCTGTTTTCGAGGACAAATATGCTCCAGCTTATTATATTTTCCGTTTTATTTGGGATAGGTACGATTATGGCTGGAGAAAAGGGCAGGGTAATATCGAATTTTCTGGAGGCCGGAACTGAAGTTATAATGAAGATTATAAAAATAATCATGTACTATGCCCCGATAGGAATCGCATGTTATTTTGCTTCGGTTGTCGGACAGCTTGGCGCGCAACTATTAGAAGGATATTTGAAAACATTTATATTATATATAGTACTTTCCGCAGTTTATTATTTTGGCTTTTTCACCCTTTACTCTTTTGTATCAGCCGGCAAAAACGGTATCAGGATTTTCTGGAAAAACTGTATAGTGCCATCAGCCACTGCTATTGCAACTTGTTCCAGTGCGGCATGTATTCCAGTCAATTTGGAAGCTGTAAAAAATATGGGTATAAAAGATGATATATGTGATACGGTAATCCCGATTGGTACAAATGTACATAAAGATGGTTCTGCTCTTGCAGGTGTCTTAAAGATAGTATTTCTATTTGGGATTACAGGAAGAAGCATAACAGGGTTTAGCACCGTATTAGGTATAATTATGATAGCATTTTTGTCCGGCACTGTAATGGGAGCCATCCCTAATGGCGGGCTTATCGGAGAGATGCTCATTTTAAATATATATGGATTCCCTTCGTCATATCTTCCGATTATTGCAGTTATAAGCACCATTACCGACGCCCCTGCAACCTTGTTAAATGCGATAGGCAATAC
Above is a genomic segment from Clostridiales bacterium containing:
- a CDS encoding dicarboxylate/amino acid:cation symporter — its product is MNFLKSHKSSMVLLLSVVIGGIIGVIFGASAKVLEPLGTLFINLMLVLIVPLVFFSISSAISNMNEIRRFGRIVITIVIIFICTSLIASMLGLAGVYAFNPTSGISAENVKKILSISGGQIQKSEQVGVLQQIVNTITVSDFVSLFSRTNMLQLIIFSVLFGIGTIMAGEKGRVISNFLEAGTEVIMKIIKIIMYYAPIGIACYFASVVGQLGAQLLEGYLKTFILYIVLSAVYYFGFFTLYSFVSAGKNGIRIFWKNCIVPSATAIATCSSAACIPVNLEAVKNMGIKDDICDTVIPIGTNVHKDGSALAGVLKIVFLFGITGRSITGFSTVLGIIMIAFLSGTVMGAIPNGGLIGEMLILNIYGFPSSYLPIIAVISTITDAPATLLNAIGNTVCTMLTSRFIEGRNWMKNKLSKTQNLTIIK